A stretch of Oreochromis aureus strain Israel breed Guangdong linkage group 11, ZZ_aureus, whole genome shotgun sequence DNA encodes these proteins:
- the LOC120442641 gene encoding uncharacterized protein LOC120442641: MYKMSGFGHFILCYYILGYIWCSSSAWQVTMPRNIKGLLGSCLVIPCSYDYDQYPPKRPDRVVWYQYVSRGYPIVSDNWNRNDVLDIFKGRTRVYSSSHHQTCSLLIDPVTLADHSQKLYPWVDPENVGRGTYRFYDTTVTVEVVGTADPPVIEIFGNTVVGQSVTVQCSVYHTCPTYPPSLRLNISLRNERLTHSPLSDGRSKTMVTTTLFIEKEYQTVECYVQHRGGRSASASKTLTSQCSISGLTVSSASYEFLEGDPNKVTCSVSYTCYRNIPTLTWNYSNMPASSHTSKLSGGAQWRTVSTLTFTASANDNGRSLICYARFPGGQTRQASITLRVKRNILNLGWSFTAPATITGLKGSCLIIPCKFSYKNSQPNDLQIIWYLYQRNKYPAVYNQGRSVISEFNGRTSLTGSVTEKNCSLKIEPLEMSHNGDRLYPWIDKNRIESYTIDHTFFDSSTELIVSEHASGPQLSIVGILRVGEQGTVSCSVRHTCFSAPPTLTLKDLPGTNQYMDTLVSEGIWERKIIQIWTVEEERQSVSCAVNYPAGQSAEKSIPLNAECSISPLNISSISDEFLEGYDSKLTCTALYTCRKNTPTLTWNYGSVAASTNTEKVQGETQWRTVSVLSFKSSPSDNGRSVTCFAEFKGGQTQEVSISLRVKRNILNRGWSFTAPSTITGLKGSCLIIPCKFSYKSSQPNDLKVMWYLYQINGFPAVFNQGGSVISKFDGQTSLIGSVVEQNCSLKIERLEMSHNHDRLYPWIDKNSITSYHTVGHSFYDGSTELSVSEHAPEPELNIIGTPRVGEQGTVSCSVRHACISAPPTVTLNGIPGKDQITDTLVSDGIWERTVERFWEVKEEHQSVTCTVSYSGGQKATKEIPLNVECPFQEITMNEPPGELTEGMAKNVTCSVIFKCRKNTPSVIWNYNNMQSSLNTKQTPNNTYTIVSNLTFIPSLSDDGKLLTCTAQFISGEFSTSATLTVKQYERDPFENYTTSAVPADVPLRFSALTRSCVVIPCSFQYKEDEPMTRGIWSKKKGDIIFHNGQSYVIDHFKGRTKMLGNLNEGNCSLEIDDIKPFDNGPFCFYAQKEHETHTFNNSCVFIIMKASPEKPVMTPVPEEVDAGSTITVSCSVTHTCSSHPPVFSWSVSHLTSEVSHIMMSRGTWQTTSTITFIVTEGDGVRNLTCNAIFWRNRQQAHTVSLNVKGSLTYRFKSSAPVAFPVSFVALIIITLAAVFAVFIWRKRKHTDESLKPPPRPEKRRSLWDRLSRRYPDDRDRPPRPEKRRSIWSRFSGKENKKSLRL; the protein is encoded by the exons ATGTACAAAATGTCTGGATTTGGACATTTTATCCTGTGCTACTATATTCTAG GATATATTTGGTGCAGCTCCAGTGCTTGGCAGGTAACAATGCCAAGGAATATAAAAGGATTGTTGGGTTCCTGTCTTGTTATCCCTTGCAGTTATGATTACGATCAGTATCCACCTAAAAGACCAGATCGTGTAGTGTGGTATCAATATGTGAGCAGAGGATATCCAATAGTATCTGACAACTGGAACAGGAATGATGTGCTGGACATATTTAAAGGAAGAACACGTGTATATAGTTCTTCACACCATCAGACATGCAGTCTGTTGATTGACCCAGTGACCTTGGCTGATCACAGTCAGAAGCTTTATCCCTGGGTGGATCCGGAAAATGTTGGAAGGGGAACCTACCGTTTCTATGACACAACTGTAACAGTTGAAGTAGTAG gCACAGCAGATCCACCGGTTATCGAGATCTTTGGAAACACGGTGGTTGGGCAGTCTGTAACAGTGCAATGCAGTGTTTACCACACTTGTCCCACTTATCCCCCAAGTCTGAGGCTCAACATCTCACTGCGAAACGAACGTCTAACTCATAGTCCTCTATCTGATGGAAGATCCAAAACTATGGTGACAACCACTCTGTTCATAGAGAAAGAATATCAAACTGTGGAGTGCTATGTCCAACACCGTGGTGGTCGCTCTGCATCAGCATCTAAAACCTTAACCTCACAAT GCTCCATTTCAGGGCTGACTGTCAGCTCTGCATCATATGAATTTCTGGAGGGAGATCCAAATAAAGTAACCTGCAGTGTTTCATACACATGCTATCGAAATATTCCAACTCTGACATGGAATTATAGTAATATGCCAGCCTCCTCTCATACTAGCAAGTTATCAGGGGGGGCTCAGTGGAGGACTGTCTCCACACTGACATTTACAGCATCAGCTAATGACAATGGAAGATCGCTGATATGCTATGCACGCTTCCCTGGAGGTCAGACACGACAAGCAAGCATCACTCTACGGGTAAAGA GAAACATACTGAATCTGGGTTGGTCCTTCACTGCTCCAGCCACCATAACTGGGTTGAAAGGGTCATGTCTCATCATTCCATGCAAATTCTCCTACAAAAACTCTCAGCCTAATGACCTTCAAATTATATGGTACTTGTATCAGAGGAATAAATACCCAGCTGTATACAACCAAGGAAGGAGTGTTATTAGTGAGTTTAATGGTCGAACAAGCTTGACTGGATCAGTGACTGAGAAGAACTGTAGTCTTAAGATTGAACCACTGGAGATGTCACACAACGGTGACCGACTTTATCCATGGATAGATAAGAACCGCATTGAATCTTACACTATTGATCATACATTTTTTGATAGCTCTacagaacttattgtttcag AACATGCATCAGGTCCACAGCTGAGCATTGTTGGTATCCTCAGAGTGGGAGAGCAGGGCACTGTGTCCTGCAGTGTGCGGCATACATGTTTCTCTGCtcccccaaccctaaccctaaaggATTTACCTGGAACAAACCAGTACATGGACACTCTGGTATCTGAAGGGATTTGGGAAAGGAAAATTATTCAAATTTGGACAGTAGAAGAAGAGCGCCAGAGTGTAAGTTGTGCTGTTAACTACCCTGCGGGTCAGAGTGCCGAAAAGTCGATTCCACTGAATGCTGAAT GCTCCATTTCACCATTGAATATTAGCTCTATATCAGATGAATTTCTTGAAGGGTATGATAGCAAATTAACATGCACTGCCTTATACACATGCCGCAAGAATACACCAACTCTCACATGGAACTATGGCAGTGTGGCAGCATCCACTAATACAGAAAAGGTACAGGGGGAGACTCAGTGGAGGACTGTCTCCGTGCTGTCATTTAAATCTTCACCCAGCGACAACGGGAGATCTGTTACCTGCTTTGCAGAATTCAAGGGGGGGCAAACACAAGAAGTGAGCATCAGCCTGCGGGTAAAAA GAAACATACTCAATCGGGGTTGGTCCTTCACTGCACCAAGCACCATAACTGGGTTGAAGGGATCATGTCTCATCATTCCATGCAAATTCTCCTACAAAAGCTCCCAACCTAATGACCTTAAAGTGAtgtggtacttgtaccaaatcaatGGATTTCCAGCTGTATTCAACCAAGGAGGGAGTGTTATTAGTAAGTTTGATGGTCAAACAAGCTTGATTGGATCAGTGGTGGAGCAGAACTGTAGTCTTAAGATTGAAAGGCTGGAGATGTCCCACAACCATGACCGACTTTATCCATGGATAGATAAGAACTCAATTACTTCCTACCACACCGTAGGTCACTCATTTTATGATGGATCTACTGAACTTAGTGTTTCAG AACATGCACCAGAACCAGAGCTAAATATTATTGGTACTCCCAGAGTGGGAGAGCAGGGCACTGTGTCCTGCAGTGTGCGCCACGCATGTATTTCTGCTCCCCCAACTGTAACCCTAAATGGTATACCTGGAAAAGACCAGATCACGGACACACTGGTATCTGATGGGATTTGGGAAAGGACAGTAGAACGATTTTGGGAAGTAAAAGAAGAACACCAGAGTGTGACTTGTACTGTTAGCTACTCTGGGGGTCAGAAAGCCACCAAGGAAATTCCACTCAATGTTGAAT GTCCATTTCAGGAAATCACTATGAATGAACCACCAGGGGAGTTAACAGAGGGCATGGCGAAGAATGTCACTTGTTCTGTGATCTTTAAGTGCAGGAAAAACACACCAAGTGTCATCTGGAACTACAACAACATGCAAAGTTCATTAAACACCAAACAGACTCCCAACAATACATACACTATAGTGTCAAATCTAACTTTTATTCCTTCCCTAAGTGATGATGGTAAACTTTTGACTTGCACTGCGCAGTTTATTAGTGGAGAGTTCTCAACATCTGCAACTCTTACTGTAAAAC AATATGAGAGAGATccatttgaaaattaca CAACCTCTGCTGTGCCTGCCGACGTCCCTTTAAGATTTAGTGCCTTGACTCGCTCCTGTGTGGTGATTCCCTGCAGTTTCCAGTACAAAGAGGATGAACCGATGACCCGTGGCATCTGGtccaaaaaaaaaggagacattATCTTCCATAATGGCCAAAGCTATGTAATTGACCATTTTAAGGGCCGAACCAAAATGTTAGGAAATCTAAATGAGGGAAACTGCTCACTGGAGATTGATGACATCAAGCCCTTTGACAACGGACCCTTCTGTTTCTATGCACAGAAAGAACATGAGACACATACATTCAACAAcagctgtgtatttattatcatgaAAG CTTCTCCAGAAAAACCAGTGATGACCCCCGTTCCAGAAGAAGTTGATGCTGGTTCAACTATAACTGTTTCGTGTTCTGTTACACACACATGTTCATCACATCCTCCGGTGTTCTCATGGAGTGTCTCTCACCTCACCAGTGAGGTCTCACACATCATGATGTCACGAGGCACCTGGCAGACAACTTCCacaatcacttttattgttacTGAAGGAGATGGAGTCAGAAACCTCACCTGTAATGCTATCTTTTGGCGTAACAGGCAACAAGCCCACACAGTCAGCTTAAATGTGAAGG GATCACTGACGTACAGGTTTAAAAGTTCTGCTCCAGTGGCCTTTCCAGTCTCATTTGTAGCTCTCATCATAATCACCTTAGCTGCAGTGTTTGCAGTGTTCATCTGGAGGAAAAG gaaacacacagatgaaTCACTGAAACCACCACCTCGACCAGAAAAAAG AAGATCACTTTGGGATAGATTATCCAG GAGATACCCTGATGACAGAGACAGACCACCAAGGCCAGAAAAAAG GAGGTCCATTTGGAGTCGATTTTCCggtaaggaaaacaaaaaaagccttCGTTTGTAA